A window of the Polaribacter sp. HaHaR_3_91 genome harbors these coding sequences:
- a CDS encoding FecR family protein: protein MTVKDFLENEKFILFMLFKDNESIKHWDLHLSKHPEDKIHFQNAEHEFKKIKLNPSSLQKSDKEALHKRIFEATQKSKIIKINRKRKFYSAIAACALILILIKAYNTTPKDLEIPKILVEKSLAKTEIELIASGKTFTLSNKKTLTVSKEGTINAEGKSLKGSDSTTYNILKVPFGKRTELVLADGSKLWVNSGSTVKFPSKFNKNKREIYLEGEIYIEVAKNKLKPFNVKTLNFDVNVYGTSFDVKAYKDNEEQRVVLVEGSVGVTTVDNMKATMLPNESLDITASKLIKTNVSTETYTSWRSGYLIFDDKPLEEILIELSRYYNVTFLDTKKELINKKCTGKIYLSSNLEDVLETLSTLSNSSFKIHNNI from the coding sequence ATGACTGTAAAAGATTTTTTAGAAAATGAAAAATTTATACTCTTTATGCTTTTTAAAGATAATGAGTCTATAAAACATTGGGATTTACACTTAAGTAAACACCCAGAAGATAAAATTCATTTTCAAAATGCTGAACATGAATTTAAAAAAATAAAACTTAATCCTTCGTCGTTACAAAAAAGCGATAAAGAAGCATTACATAAACGTATTTTTGAAGCCACTCAAAAAAGCAAAATAATCAAAATAAATAGAAAACGTAAATTTTACTCAGCAATAGCTGCATGTGCGTTAATTTTGATTTTAATAAAAGCTTACAATACAACTCCAAAAGATTTAGAAATTCCTAAAATTCTTGTAGAAAAATCCCTAGCAAAAACAGAAATAGAGTTAATAGCGAGCGGAAAAACATTCACACTTTCAAATAAAAAAACATTAACTGTAAGTAAAGAAGGAACAATTAATGCTGAAGGTAAAAGCCTAAAAGGAAGTGATTCTACAACCTATAATATTTTAAAAGTTCCTTTTGGAAAAAGAACAGAATTAGTTTTAGCTGATGGTTCTAAATTATGGGTAAACTCCGGTTCTACTGTGAAATTTCCTTCAAAATTTAATAAAAATAAAAGAGAAATTTATTTAGAAGGAGAAATTTATATTGAAGTTGCCAAAAATAAACTAAAACCCTTTAATGTTAAAACGTTAAACTTTGATGTAAACGTTTACGGAACTAGTTTCGACGTTAAAGCATATAAAGATAACGAGGAGCAAAGAGTTGTTTTAGTAGAGGGATCTGTTGGCGTTACTACTGTAGACAATATGAAAGCAACCATGCTTCCTAATGAGTCACTAGATATAACAGCATCAAAATTAATTAAGACAAATGTAAGTACTGAAACTTATACCTCTTGGAGAAGTGGTTATTTAATATTTGATGACAAACCATTAGAAGAAATTTTAATAGAATTATCTAGGTACTATAATGTAACTTTTTTAGATACAAAAAAAGAGCTAATCAATAAAAAATGTACTGGTAAAATCTATTTATCATCTAATTTAGAAGATGTATTAGAAACACTATCAACATTATCTAACAGTTCTTTTAAAATACATAACAACATTTAA
- a CDS encoding RNA polymerase sigma factor codes for MDNIETIYKLHVDDLYSYGIHLGFDGSLVMDAIHNVFQKILLNKNLNYTTNTKAYLLKSLRNELFDEYKRSNKFLAYEEEVKDLNFRLDINVEDLILEKESKKYLKNKIEKVLEKLTSRQREIIYFRYTQNYSYKEISEILGITIPACRNLILKALKELRKNDAGNFYLFLNYTTSIL; via the coding sequence ATGGATAACATAGAGACTATATATAAATTACATGTAGATGATTTGTACTCATATGGAATACACCTTGGCTTTGATGGTAGTTTAGTTATGGATGCTATTCATAATGTATTTCAAAAAATTCTACTTAATAAAAATTTAAATTACACCACAAATACCAAAGCTTATTTACTAAAAAGTTTGAGAAACGAACTTTTTGATGAATACAAAAGATCAAATAAGTTTTTAGCCTACGAAGAAGAAGTAAAAGACCTAAACTTTAGGTTAGATATAAATGTAGAAGATTTAATATTAGAGAAAGAATCTAAAAAATATTTAAAAAATAAAATTGAAAAGGTTTTAGAAAAATTAACATCTAGACAACGAGAAATTATATATTTCAGATACACTCAAAATTATAGTTACAAGGAAATTTCAGAGATTCTTGGAATTACTATTCCTGCATGTAGAAACCTCATATTAAAAGCATTAAAGGAATTACGAAAAAACGATGCAGGTAATTTTTACCTATTTTTAAACTACACTACTTCTATCTTATAA
- a CDS encoding McrC family protein has product MISNKTISVFEHQRLYVGEEGFKQVHLDALLKLNEYHDGNYFEPIAKGIKFNQYVGVIQVDGLTIEIHPKADKEDSDTKWKGVLLKMLQACGKLKAESSGAAHVKRQHLNLLEVYFELYLLEVESLVRKGLIKNYRKQTQNTKALKGKLEFAGHIRKNIVHKERFYTMHQVYDSNHFLHQVLQKALIIVTQFTSGTRLQDLANRVQLNFPEVDQKTITEKQLNEVRLNRKSVGYANALELARLIILNYSPDISSGKEKMLSLLFDMNELWETYVLKQLQKACLGTDIKVSGQESKSFWGGNSLRPDVVLRKGSQTFIIDTKWKRPKNNTASVSDLRQMYAYCRFWDAEKAMLLYPGDPRENSFKSYLTDDYILDKENHSAIEHQCKMGFVSVLEGGKLDEVLGEKVLSLLVL; this is encoded by the coding sequence TTGATAAGTAATAAGACAATATCGGTTTTTGAACACCAACGTTTATATGTTGGTGAGGAAGGTTTTAAGCAAGTACATTTAGATGCGCTATTAAAACTGAACGAATATCACGATGGTAATTATTTTGAACCTATTGCAAAAGGGATCAAATTTAATCAGTATGTTGGTGTAATTCAGGTAGATGGTTTAACTATTGAAATTCATCCAAAAGCAGATAAAGAGGATTCAGATACTAAATGGAAAGGTGTTTTATTAAAAATGTTACAAGCATGCGGAAAGCTTAAAGCGGAATCTTCTGGGGCAGCACATGTTAAAAGACAGCACCTTAATTTACTAGAAGTTTATTTTGAATTGTACTTATTAGAAGTAGAAAGTTTGGTTAGAAAAGGTTTGATTAAAAACTATAGAAAGCAGACACAAAATACAAAAGCATTAAAAGGTAAATTGGAATTTGCAGGACATATTCGAAAAAACATCGTCCATAAAGAACGCTTTTATACTATGCATCAAGTGTATGATAGTAATCACTTTTTACATCAAGTATTACAAAAAGCATTAATTATTGTTACTCAGTTTACAAGTGGAACTAGATTACAAGATTTAGCAAACAGAGTGCAGTTAAATTTTCCAGAAGTAGATCAAAAAACTATTACCGAAAAGCAACTGAATGAAGTTAGGTTAAATAGAAAATCTGTAGGATATGCGAATGCATTAGAGTTAGCGAGGTTAATTATTTTAAATTATTCACCCGATATTTCAAGTGGAAAAGAAAAGATGTTGTCTCTATTGTTTGATATGAATGAATTATGGGAAACTTATGTTTTAAAGCAGTTACAGAAGGCTTGTTTAGGAACTGATATAAAAGTGTCAGGACAAGAATCTAAATCCTTTTGGGGAGGTAATAGTTTAAGACCAGATGTTGTGTTACGTAAAGGTTCGCAAACATTTATAATCGATACAAAATGGAAAAGACCAAAAAACAATACCGCTTCAGTAAGTGATTTACGTCAAATGTATGCGTATTGTCGTTTTTGGGATGCAGAAAAAGCAATGTTATTGTATCCTGGAGATCCCCGAGAAAATAGTTTTAAATCGTACTTAACAGATGACTATATCTTGGATAAAGAAAATCATTCAGCAATAGAACATCAATGTAAAATGGGCTTTGTTTCTGTTTTAGAGGGAGGAAAGCTGGATGAGGTTTTAGGTGAGAAGGTGTTGTCATTATTAGTTTTGTGA
- a CDS encoding EVE domain-containing protein: MLFEKVNKEHIIQGIKDFGEKGIPKGFGASSTYDLVYNGIHYPPKTIMAYANFHAEGRTIEPYFKGGLNTDCFNVFEKLQFNVIKKQLTDPIFQIQVSKTTDGNFLTAQLQIVKGGYQLLKGSYIYKEPKPSFLIHSYYKMRVKYENEDYFEDSDYSKYVILKKNITFDKSSPAAVIVLNRAANGKREWKLKDGTTLEEFENKQVKPLKQINYWVFQGNPKIYNTTAALKSGHLKSWKVAAHKDKIAIGDKVIIWQTGKDAGCYALAEVTSEVGVFEEEKFEEQYYIDKSNSLATVRVKIKIEHSFADTPILWKDIKNRAIFSNFKAGNQGTNFSATKEEYQELTNMINSKNLSINTKLNYLIQDYKSALINDNWLYVELYKFEWANWLTERVVFEEQTDEEILELCLASQNENYTDSKGVQFIKQGAREKLSKYIGIEDIKIFRDFYNRIELENIDYSNRNMSFPILSCWMSVLVPNSIFPASRTSFADIIRKVFVIKLRSSNIDFVINMQKPMETICNVLLENKEVVDFVSKQLNKSELSQLDLNWLTQDFLLFIDRHPNLLKPITETVEEEEEQYIMLEKMPTNQILYGPPGTGKTFYLKDQLFDRYTLKENAITKEKFFEDKITNLTWWQVIAIALIENGTSKVNEILENRWVKTKASLSESKNVRATIWGTLQMHTITSSENVAYKQRQNPLIFDKNNDKMWQLLEEETKEQIPEIYDIIDEVNNFKSNNETVIKNYDFVTFHQSFAYEDFIEGIKPVFPETEEETKDLGYKIEDGVFKKLCIKAKNDPSNRYAIFIDEINRGNVSAIFGELITLIETDKRSGAKNEMSIKLPYSKKEFSVPSNLDIYGTMNTADRSVEALDTALRRRFEFKEMMPDYTVIENEEVDYIKLSEVLKKINERIELLIDRDHAIGHSYFCKVNSEEKLAKAFNTKIVPLLQEYFYGDYGKIGLVLGKGFVEKEKNDAINFADFSYENSNDFKAPSYLLKQVNEDNVIEAVLSLLGKKQAE, encoded by the coding sequence ATGCTATTTGAAAAAGTAAATAAAGAACACATAATACAAGGAATTAAAGATTTTGGAGAAAAAGGAATACCTAAAGGTTTTGGGGCTTCATCAACATACGATTTAGTTTATAACGGTATACATTACCCTCCAAAGACAATTATGGCGTATGCAAACTTTCATGCAGAAGGAAGAACTATAGAACCCTATTTTAAAGGTGGTTTGAATACGGATTGTTTTAACGTCTTCGAAAAACTTCAATTTAATGTCATTAAAAAGCAGTTAACAGATCCTATATTTCAAATTCAAGTATCTAAAACTACAGACGGCAATTTTTTAACAGCACAATTGCAAATTGTAAAAGGTGGCTATCAATTATTAAAAGGATCTTATATTTATAAAGAACCCAAACCTAGTTTTTTAATCCATTCTTATTATAAAATGAGAGTCAAATATGAAAACGAAGACTATTTTGAAGACTCTGATTATAGTAAATATGTAATTCTTAAAAAAAACATAACCTTTGATAAATCTTCTCCTGCCGCTGTTATAGTTCTTAACAGAGCAGCTAATGGAAAGCGTGAATGGAAATTAAAGGATGGTACTACGCTTGAAGAATTTGAAAACAAACAAGTAAAACCTTTAAAACAGATTAATTACTGGGTCTTTCAAGGGAATCCGAAGATTTATAATACTACAGCAGCACTAAAATCAGGACATTTAAAAAGTTGGAAAGTAGCAGCACATAAAGATAAAATAGCCATTGGAGATAAAGTTATTATTTGGCAAACAGGAAAAGATGCAGGTTGTTACGCACTTGCTGAGGTTACTTCAGAAGTAGGTGTTTTCGAGGAAGAAAAGTTTGAAGAACAATACTATATTGATAAATCAAATTCTTTAGCTACAGTTAGAGTGAAAATAAAAATTGAACATTCATTTGCAGATACCCCAATACTATGGAAAGATATTAAAAATAGAGCCATTTTTAGTAATTTTAAGGCAGGTAACCAAGGCACTAATTTTTCGGCAACAAAAGAAGAATATCAAGAATTAACAAACATGATCAATTCTAAAAACCTTAGTATTAATACAAAATTAAATTACTTAATTCAAGATTACAAAAGCGCTCTAATAAATGATAATTGGTTATATGTTGAATTGTATAAGTTTGAATGGGCAAATTGGTTAACTGAAAGAGTTGTTTTTGAAGAACAAACAGATGAAGAAATTTTAGAGCTATGTTTGGCTTCTCAGAATGAAAACTATACTGACTCTAAAGGCGTACAATTTATAAAACAGGGTGCTAGAGAAAAGCTTAGCAAGTACATTGGAATTGAAGATATTAAAATTTTTAGAGATTTTTATAATCGTATAGAATTAGAAAATATAGATTATTCTAATCGTAATATGAGTTTTCCTATTTTGTCTTGTTGGATGTCTGTTTTAGTTCCTAATTCAATTTTTCCAGCAAGCAGAACTTCATTTGCTGATATTATTAGAAAGGTTTTTGTAATAAAATTAAGGAGTAGTAATATTGATTTTGTCATTAATATGCAAAAACCAATGGAGACAATATGCAATGTATTATTAGAGAATAAGGAAGTTGTTGATTTTGTTAGTAAGCAATTGAATAAATCAGAATTATCGCAGTTAGATTTAAACTGGTTAACACAAGATTTTTTATTATTTATAGACAGACATCCAAATTTATTAAAGCCAATAACAGAAACTGTTGAAGAGGAAGAAGAACAATATATTATGCTTGAGAAAATGCCAACAAACCAAATTCTATACGGACCTCCAGGAACAGGGAAAACGTTTTATTTAAAAGATCAATTGTTTGATAGATATACTCTTAAAGAAAATGCGATTACCAAAGAAAAGTTTTTTGAAGATAAAATAACGAATTTAACTTGGTGGCAAGTAATAGCAATTGCACTTATTGAAAATGGAACGTCAAAAGTAAATGAGATTTTGGAGAATAGATGGGTGAAAACGAAAGCATCCTTATCAGAATCTAAAAATGTGAGAGCTACAATATGGGGAACGTTGCAAATGCACACGATAACTTCTTCAGAAAATGTAGCATATAAACAACGTCAAAATCCGTTAATTTTTGATAAGAATAATGATAAAATGTGGCAGTTACTTGAGGAAGAAACAAAAGAGCAAATTCCTGAAATATATGATATAATAGATGAGGTTAACAATTTTAAAAGCAATAATGAAACAGTTATAAAAAATTACGATTTCGTAACATTTCACCAATCTTTCGCTTATGAAGATTTTATAGAAGGAATCAAACCTGTTTTTCCTGAAACAGAAGAAGAAACTAAAGATTTAGGATATAAGATTGAAGATGGTGTTTTTAAAAAATTGTGTATAAAAGCGAAGAATGATCCTTCAAATAGATATGCAATTTTTATTGATGAAATTAATAGAGGAAATGTTTCTGCTATTTTTGGTGAGTTAATAACGCTTATTGAAACCGATAAACGAAGTGGCGCTAAAAATGAAATGAGCATAAAGTTACCATATTCTAAAAAAGAATTTAGTGTGCCTTCTAACTTGGATATTTATGGTACCATGAATACCGCAGATCGTTCTGTAGAAGCATTAGATACTGCTTTAAGACGTCGTTTTGAGTTTAAAGAAATGATGCCAGATTATACTGTTATAGAAAATGAAGAAGTAGATTATATTAAGCTATCTGAAGTTTTAAAAAAGATAAACGAGCGTATAGAGTTATTAATAGATAGAGATCATGCCATTGGTCATTCGTACTTTTGTAAAGTAAATTCAGAAGAAAAACTAGCCAAAGCTTTTAATACTAAAATAGTGCCTTTATTGCAAGAGTATTTTTATGGTGATTATGGTAAAATAGGATTGGTGTTAGGAAAAGGATTTGTAGAAAAGGAAAAAAATGATGCTATCAATTTTGCTGATTTCTCGTATGAAAATTCAAATGATTTTAAAGCGCCTTCATACCTTCTAAAGCAAGTAAATGAAGATAATGTAATAGAAGCAGTTTTATCATTGTTAGGAAAAAAGCAAGCGGAATAA
- a CDS encoding reverse transcriptase family protein encodes MSFSFKQFEIEAKKQEKSQEFIDACLVYAKKLTQNDYPVTFSLEHLAMQIGIQSDYLRNLIGDDKNGITNNYEHKYKRYNYFKLKKRHGGFREIMSPAKDLKFIQKWILVNILSKYKLADSCKGFRKGISIFHNANVHENSELILKVDLLKFYDTITEKRVYGVFKSLGYAKNLSYSLAKITTAKHRDKYWRNFDDDSKERLKELVMAKPPILPQGAPTSPMLSNILATKMDYRFEALSKTQNCRYSRYADDMTFSITKEGKLPSLKLITKIISDEGFFINDKKTRYMKKGCKQYVTGLTTTNGTNVSKKYRKEISEHIYYCRKHGVDGHLERRVDFSGYNNIKFHNWLYGHLCFIKSVNEEASKKMLDSFNKINWYI; translated from the coding sequence ATGTCATTTTCATTTAAACAATTTGAAATAGAAGCTAAAAAGCAAGAAAAGTCGCAAGAGTTTATCGATGCTTGTTTAGTTTATGCTAAAAAACTAACACAAAATGATTATCCAGTAACATTTTCGTTAGAACATTTAGCTATGCAAATTGGTATTCAATCAGATTACCTTAGAAACTTAATTGGAGATGATAAAAATGGTATTACAAACAATTACGAGCATAAATACAAACGGTATAACTATTTTAAATTAAAAAAAAGACATGGTGGTTTTAGAGAGATAATGTCGCCAGCTAAAGATTTAAAATTCATCCAAAAATGGATCTTAGTAAATATTTTAAGTAAATATAAATTAGCAGATAGCTGTAAAGGTTTTAGAAAAGGGATTTCTATTTTTCATAATGCTAATGTTCATGAAAACTCTGAATTAATTTTAAAAGTTGACCTTTTAAAATTCTATGATACAATTACAGAAAAACGTGTTTATGGAGTATTTAAATCACTTGGATATGCTAAGAACTTATCCTATTCATTAGCTAAAATTACTACAGCAAAACATAGAGATAAATATTGGAGAAATTTTGATGATGATTCTAAAGAGAGATTAAAGGAATTGGTTATGGCAAAACCTCCTATTTTACCACAAGGAGCTCCAACTAGTCCTATGCTATCTAATATACTAGCAACAAAAATGGATTACAGGTTTGAAGCATTATCAAAAACTCAAAATTGTAGATATTCTAGGTATGCCGATGATATGACTTTTTCAATAACTAAAGAAGGTAAGTTACCTTCTTTGAAACTAATTACAAAAATAATATCTGATGAAGGTTTTTTTATTAATGATAAAAAAACAAGATACATGAAGAAAGGCTGTAAACAGTATGTAACTGGATTAACAACTACAAACGGCACCAATGTTTCTAAAAAATATAGGAAGGAAATTTCAGAACATATTTATTATTGCAGAAAGCATGGAGTAGATGGACATTTAGAGAGGCGAGTTGATTTTTCTGGTTATAACAATATTAAGTTTCATAACTGGTTATATGGTCATTTATGCTTTATAAAATCAGTTAATGAAGAAGCTAGTAAAAAAATGCTCGATAGTTTTAATAAAATAAATTGGTATATATAG
- a CDS encoding restriction system-associated AAA family ATPase, protein MKLIHFSYNDPYSHHPINGFDENLRNIHFIKKGLNPICLVGINGSGKSKLLECIAEVFEYLTGRYTDFLKDPGTTTIQFRIDYIFKLSKGDSYVRFVQNQTKGKPDCFIGKDEDSLVGEKDDSKIRAVLPEIVLGYSSGENESLSQWFHPYVDEYGKYFNDFRKGAVTKKLPDLPHMLWVDFSMNKLVFIANSVFSLDADSKWNNIIKEVNTTALRSFRIIIKLKPKKGPSKGIIAAKEQLDIIETLKRCSSSSHDAKDREQSLVLDYYYSEATYKAFKKNFNSAFGLYTALFKLDTLNLIVIQSELDEVNKIKKETGETLPRPVLIETQKAIGFFGLKMHHKSKSVVQYSNLSDGEHQFLHIFGALNMIQSKNVLFLLDEPETHFNPQWRSAFISNMDSIAKKREQEYLITTHSPFLLSDSRSENVFVFEKSANKIKITQPDIETYGSAVELLLKVAFGVAPPVALKSSKELKSLVTRKNVTIEALEAGINKYGDSIQKFDLYQRIRDFKKEQKKE, encoded by the coding sequence ATGAAACTGATTCATTTTTCATATAACGACCCATATAGCCATCACCCAATCAATGGGTTTGATGAAAATTTAAGAAATATTCATTTTATTAAAAAGGGACTGAATCCAATTTGCTTGGTTGGTATAAATGGCTCTGGTAAATCTAAATTGCTAGAATGTATTGCAGAAGTATTCGAATATCTTACTGGACGATATACAGATTTTCTTAAAGACCCAGGAACTACAACTATTCAGTTTAGAATTGATTATATATTCAAGCTATCGAAAGGAGATAGTTATGTGAGATTTGTACAAAATCAAACAAAAGGCAAACCAGATTGTTTTATTGGAAAAGATGAAGATTCTTTAGTAGGAGAAAAAGACGATTCAAAAATAAGAGCAGTTTTACCTGAAATAGTCCTTGGATACTCATCTGGAGAAAACGAATCTCTAAGCCAATGGTTTCATCCTTATGTAGATGAATACGGAAAATATTTTAATGATTTTAGAAAGGGTGCTGTAACAAAAAAATTACCTGACTTGCCACATATGCTTTGGGTTGACTTTAGCATGAACAAATTAGTATTTATTGCTAACTCAGTATTTAGTCTTGATGCAGATTCCAAATGGAACAATATAATAAAAGAAGTTAATACAACTGCTCTGAGGTCTTTTCGAATTATTATAAAACTTAAACCAAAGAAAGGACCATCTAAAGGAATAATTGCAGCAAAAGAACAACTAGATATAATTGAAACGTTAAAAAGATGTAGTTCGTCATCTCACGATGCCAAGGACAGAGAACAATCGCTAGTCCTTGACTATTATTACTCAGAAGCTACCTATAAAGCTTTTAAGAAGAATTTTAATTCTGCATTTGGGTTATACACGGCATTATTTAAATTAGATACATTGAATCTTATCGTTATCCAATCTGAATTAGATGAAGTAAACAAAATAAAAAAAGAAACAGGGGAGACTTTACCAAGACCTGTACTAATAGAAACTCAAAAGGCAATAGGCTTCTTTGGATTAAAAATGCACCATAAAAGCAAATCAGTGGTTCAGTATTCAAACTTAAGTGATGGCGAACACCAATTCTTGCACATTTTTGGAGCTTTGAACATGATTCAAAGCAAGAATGTTTTGTTCTTGTTGGATGAGCCAGAAACACACTTTAATCCACAATGGAGATCGGCTTTTATATCAAATATGGATAGTATCGCAAAAAAACGAGAGCAAGAGTATTTGATAACAACGCATTCGCCGTTTCTTCTTTCAGATTCAAGAAGCGAGAATGTATTTGTTTTTGAAAAGTCAGCGAATAAAATTAAAATAACTCAACCAGATATAGAAACTTATGGCTCAGCTGTAGAACTTTTATTAAAAGTAGCTTTTGGTGTAGCGCCTCCTGTTGCTTTAAAATCCAGCAAGGAATTAAAGAGTCTAGTTACTAGAAAAAATGTAACGATAGAAGCCCTTGAAGCAGGAATAAATAAATATGGGGATTCAATTCAAAAGTTTGATTTGTACCAAAGAATAAGGGATTTTAAGAAAGAGCAAAAGAAAGAGTAG
- a CDS encoding restriction endonuclease subunit S, whose product MGNKLPKNWISSSIGELLDVNMGQSPPSSSYNTDGIGIPFMQGKTEFGDLYPEIRKYTTEPKKIVQAETVLLSVRAPIGPTNVSQAELCVGRGLAGISSNVLPLNFLLYYLRSIEDTLDAKGTGTTFKAISKDKLLETNFPLPPLAEQQRIVAKLDELFGHLDSLKTRLNNIPQILKNFKQTLLTQAVTGKLTEEWRVGKELEEWKEITVGEFMIEVKNKMNPMESDATNYIGLEHLLKDGGVINKSTSEDLKSSKTVFKKGDVLYGKLRPYLNKHDVVTFDGVCSTDILVYRNDFEDSSYFFNYYLGTESFIQKANSESKGINLPRVSSKTINQFSIAVPPKEEQTEIVKRVKYLFANADTIGVQYQSLKTNIDSLPQAILAKAFKGELVEQLDTDGDARDLLKEIQALKAVAAPKKKENTLTKTKSKRKIDKGKTKVIAKVPVKGTVKAETIKQFGIEANLMWLHLKTNVGLKKFTFDQVDLPPKYSYDRFKEELFELLDECRKLEKGPRLVQSYADGHISYQIKLK is encoded by the coding sequence ATGGGAAATAAGTTACCAAAAAATTGGATTTCATCAAGTATAGGAGAATTACTAGACGTGAATATGGGACAATCACCTCCAAGCTCATCTTATAATACAGATGGAATTGGTATTCCTTTTATGCAAGGGAAAACCGAATTTGGAGATTTGTATCCTGAAATAAGAAAATACACTACTGAACCAAAGAAAATAGTTCAAGCTGAAACAGTTCTGTTGTCAGTTCGTGCTCCGATAGGACCAACAAATGTTTCTCAAGCTGAATTATGTGTTGGAAGAGGATTAGCTGGCATATCTAGTAATGTATTACCATTAAATTTTCTTCTTTATTATTTACGTTCAATTGAAGATACTTTAGATGCTAAAGGAACAGGAACAACATTCAAAGCTATTTCTAAGGATAAATTATTAGAAACAAATTTCCCACTTCCACCACTAGCAGAACAACAACGCATTGTTGCCAAGTTAGACGAATTATTTGGGCATCTAGACAGCCTAAAAACCCGTTTAAACAACATACCACAAATCCTTAAAAACTTTAAACAGACGTTGTTAACCCAAGCGGTAACAGGTAAACTTACTGAGGAATGGCGTGTTGGGAAAGAGTTGGAAGAATGGAAAGAAATTACAGTTGGGGAGTTTATGATTGAGGTGAAAAATAAAATGAATCCAATGGAATCAGATGCTACAAATTATATAGGGTTAGAGCATCTTCTAAAGGATGGAGGAGTCATTAATAAGTCAACTTCTGAAGATCTTAAAAGTTCTAAAACAGTTTTTAAAAAAGGTGATGTTTTATACGGAAAATTGAGACCATATTTAAATAAACATGACGTTGTTACTTTTGATGGTGTTTGCTCCACAGATATTTTAGTATATAGAAATGATTTTGAAGATTCTTCATATTTCTTTAATTATTATTTAGGAACTGAGAGTTTTATTCAAAAAGCAAATTCTGAGTCTAAAGGTATAAATCTTCCAAGAGTTTCATCAAAAACTATTAATCAATTCAGTATTGCTGTTCCACCAAAAGAGGAACAAACTGAAATCGTAAAACGTGTAAAATACTTATTTGCGAACGCAGATACCATAGGTGTCCAATACCAAAGCTTAAAAACAAATATAGACAGCCTGCCACAAGCTATTTTAGCCAAAGCGTTTAAAGGTGAATTGGTGGAGCAATTAGATACAGATGGTGACGCAAGAGATTTGTTAAAAGAAATTCAAGCGCTAAAAGCTGTCGCAGCACCTAAAAAGAAAGAAAACACCTTAACAAAGACAAAATCAAAAAGAAAAATTGATAAAGGAAAAACAAAAGTTATAGCTAAAGTGCCTGTAAAAGGGACAGTGAAGGCAGAAACAATAAAACAATTTGGTATTGAAGCAAATTTAATGTGGCTTCATCTTAAAACTAATGTTGGTTTAAAAAAATTCACTTTTGATCAAGTTGATTTACCACCAAAATATAGTTATGACAGATTTAAAGAGGAATTATTTGAGCTTTTGGATGAGTGTAGAAAATTAGAAAAAGGGCCTCGATTAGTACAATCATACGCAGATGGTCATATTTCATATCAAATAAAATTGAAATGA